In Sesamum indicum cultivar Zhongzhi No. 13 linkage group LG1, S_indicum_v1.0, whole genome shotgun sequence, the sequence tagatatatattacatCATATATCCCATATAAGGAAAAATTTTGTAagaaatgttaaataaaataaaaaatatataataaaatgtagAATAAAAACTTCGAGCCAACTTATTGTGCCTTGTGATGACATTAAAACTTGCAGCTGCTTATGAACAATGAACctcatattatattaaactataataaatataacaactACGTACTCACTTAATTCTATGATTATAAATGATCTTATAACTGGCTgctttatcaaaataaaaagtaaaatgcaGACACCAAAATGTATGggctcattttttattttttatttttttgcactttctctccaaatcttttaattttgttgcacTTTAcgttttttggaaaataatgaCAATATTCCATCCGTGTATGTACACACGCCTGAGggttattttgaatttaataaaattgtaagtgTTAAATGCAGACAAATTCCTAACGTATAAAATCATTAGTAATTTGTTTCCCAACCTTTTagtgaaaacaaaataaaaaaaaatccaaaaagtggagaaaaattcaatacatAGTTTGTAAATAAACAACTTCATATTACAagacaaaatcaaacaaaaatattatgaactTTCTGCAATATCAGGTGTGTGAAACCCCTAAATAGAAcgaaaaaacagaaaataaacttcaatttgcaaataaaaaacttCAACACAACCACAAAATCAACAGAacattaaaaagattaaaaaaaactaaatgagaaaataaaaaagtatcatCTAACCCAATTGAACTTCAACAACTCAAATAAGAAAACCACGAAAAGTACAACTtcataacaaaacaaaatacactACTAATCAaacctaaaaaagaaaaaaagaatcatttgTATTGCTGTCGGCACCATCATCAAGCATATGTCTCTATTTCAATCCGTACCAACATTACATTGGACTTGTAATGTAAAATGATTTATCTacagataaaatattaaattttttgaccTTCTATCAAACCTTTTctccatattttctttaatttatattttttttgttttctgtaaaaaaaaaaaaaataggggcAAAGTTCAAATAATCCCATACATTCTGTATTTAACccttacaattttattgaacCCAAAATCGCTTTCAAACGCCTGTACACACAAAAAAAGTATTTCATCATTATTCCCCAAAAATTACGGAgtgcaataaaataaaaaaattggatggaaaaatgattaaaaaaaaggcTGAGTGGCAAAATGCAAATAACCCCCgcatattaccaaaaaaagaaaaaatcaaaatagaacATGTAACGACAGAATCTATTAAATCATGACATTTGAGCCCtcaattgtttaaaatattacaatttgaTCTAATGGGcattttgatcataaaaaataatcaaaatacttCCACCATTTTATAAGAggtaattttgaaatatcatacgtaaaattcactaaatacGTGTCCAATGTAACTACATGCAAAACGGAGTAAATCTCAATCCAACTAGTtgtaatcttttatttaatcaaaatatatacataaatgttGTAAACCTCTTAAGTATAAATGCAACTTACCCTAAATATTTCATGTAAATATGAAAAgacaatttcattttatattaattattagtttctatttcttttcttatacTCGAGTATGAAGTATTTTAACAAATGATGTAAAGTTTATCAAGCCTCGAGTGCAGTAACTATAATCATCACTCTAACaagaatatattgataattataacaaatcttAGAAGTGTACTGTTTTCTCTATTCTTACAGGAAACAATTTAGCATATTATTTAGTACATTCAAATTAAAGACAgatcaaattcattgataatcaAAAAACACattcagaaaaaatatttattaaaagaaagacCAAAAAAGCACtatcaaaataaacatatacCAAACATTAATGAAACTCAAATAGACAATCTTTCAGTTAAGAGATTTCAATCTTACTGCTCGAACAAGACTTCATCGCCCAATATCAGCACCATTGAACGAAATGAATTGTAATTCAAATGTTACCTGCATAATTTTGTGGTACCCCACATATATCCATCAGCAGTAGCATTGAAGAAAACACAACCAGGAACGAGGAATAcgagataaaaatgaaataaacacATGTACATTGGCTGAGGATACAGTTAAGGACTAGAAGAAATACAGAATTTGTGTTAACGCAAGACATACCAAATCCGCAATCAGATGTAACGACAACTGAACTTGACAGGAACTAGCCAACTTTTATTCTTCACTTGCACcctaaaaaggaaaacaatggCTCGGGCATCTGaataaatcatgaaaaacCAAATAGAAAAGCTGTGGGCATCATATAAAACCATCAATCAGCTATTCAACCTTGGTGCAAATGATGCATCAGTGAGGAAGCTGAAAGACATGTACCTGCCATCCACAATGGCACAACTTTTGTTCCTGCAATACAACACCTAGCTCCATAAGCAGAAATGAGTAAGACACCTGCAAAATTCAGAACAGAGATGCAAATACAGAAAGATACAAATGAAGCACACTTGCTCACGTACAGAAGCCACAAGATCAAATGTCAACCTTCCAACATAAAATGTTAAGAAACTCTGAAAGCACACTTGCTCACGTACGGAAGCCACAAGATCAAATGTCAACCTTCCAACATAAAATGTTAAGAAACTCTGTAAACATCCAGAGAGAAGAGCTGTCCAACGAAAATACACTTCTTACCATTGAACTCAACTAAGGTTACTAGACCATAGCATTATTTTGCTCTGCTCTGTTGAGTTTACATTTCCAACAAGCTACAAAACAATGCACACAACAATTAACATATAATCAACCACAATTCTTAAGTTTGCTATCAGACTAGCGATGTCACTCCCATGTCAACCTCCTGATCCACAAAATCATGGGCAAAAGTTCGGTAAATAATTTGAACAAGCCTTATAAGAAACGGGCATTTAACTGACAACACCCAGTCTCCGTTGCAAAACCGGATTGTATGTTTCATAATACAATCACAATCATAATACAGCAGCTGCACTCTGCCTTCAATTAATTACCGCATGATGctatacaaaatttaaccAATAACTGAACTAAACCCATTGGAGATCTAAAACTAGGAAAGACAATTAGACATGATTGCAGTCTAGGTGTTACATATAATTCTGTATGTTGATGCTAAGGGGAAGCATACATCAAGCTCCTGATAGGCACAATGAGTCAGTTTGGCTGGAGAAGAACTTGTGATTCCATCCCCAATAGGGAAAAAATTGGAATGTGCGAATATAGCTCAGTGAAGGGGGTTAATGCCCCTGTGAACTTGCTAGGATTCCCAACAAAAAATGATCCTTCAAGATACAGTTCTCCCATAGCACACAGACGCAATGTACAGATTTTTTGCCCATTTTTCCTGCAAGTAAATATAAGCAACTCTAAGGGCCAACCAGGGCAAAATTGTTCCAAGAACATGAaagagaatatgaaaagacaACCTTAACATGTACACTGGGGAAAGCAGAAGTCCGAAGCGTCTCCTGTGTCTCATCTGAAGGTTTTCTTCGGGGAATGCTAAGAACAAAGGCTGATTGATCCCATGTTGCTGCAGTTGATGTGATACGGTAGCCAGCATCCCACCTCTTATGAATGCCTTCGCTTGGATAAAGAAAGTCCAACTCCACAAcctgaaaaagataaatgaaaataagtagtttaattcatttattttttattcttttacagTTAGTGTGAAGGGGCAATATTACAAAAAGTAACTAGGACTGCAGTATACCTGATCCGCAAACCCTGCCCCACGTGACATAACAATTGCCCATCTAGTTCCTGCAGTTGCCATGGCTGTAACACAGAATCCCTCCCTCCATTTTTTGTTGATCCATTTAAATGGAAATGATTCACTAACTTTATAGGACTGCTGCAGATACTGGGTGCCTGTATTTTTGAAGGTAAAACCACCCAAAAACCATTAGCTAATCACATACTGAATCAGAAAATACCCAGGTCTTGAATCGTGATACCAACCCTTTGACATAACCACTAATGAGCTCCCATTGTTAGCCCCTGCTATTGCACTGATGTAATAGTTCTTCTCCCAATGTTCCATAATCCATTCCTGCAGCTCATAAAACAGAGAGGAATTAGTTAATTTGCCTCCAAATATGTCTTAAAGGAATTAAAGTACTAGCAGCCACAAGTTCATGAATGTCACATATACAATATCAAATAGCTGAAATGCTATATAAAGACCCAAAAAGTGCATCAGTACTGACCTTGTGAAGGAAATAAGGAGACAGTTCATAAACTTGACAACTAAAACCAGTCCCCGCATCCATAATCAGCGCCCATAGATTTGAACAAGATGCCACACAGCTTACAAATAGTCCATCCTCATTTCCTTTCTCAATATGCTGAGCCAGTCTAACATCCGCAACATTGTAGTGATATCTACAAAACCAATGTAAGGAGGGGTCTGTATTCGTCTGAAACATCCTAGAATACAGTTGAAAGAGCTACACCACGATACCTTTGCTTCATTGGTCTTCGGGCATTATACACACTAATCCACTGTGCAGCAGGCATCCCCAGGCGGACCTTTTTCTTTCGTTGctcgtcatcatcatcatcgtccaTCATAAGTCGTGCTCTCTTTTGTCCCACTTGATATATGAGCTTCACAATGCAAAAGTAAGTcaacaagaagaaaacaaaattttccaCAATTTTTCAAGGTTAATAAAACTTAAcacatacaataaaatttcaagatacCTTCTGGGCACCTTCAGTATTGATTGGCCTGATGTCTGGATTTGGACCAACTATTCCATCAAAGAGGGATATATATTTCGCATAATTAGGCTCCTCATCAAACTTTAAGTTAACAACATACTCAACGAACTGTCTAAAAGGTGCAGGACAGAAGCAACAAAGAGCTTCTGGAGAAGTTGCCATCTTCTTTTTGCACACAAGGAAGCCTTTATTCTCACCCTAAGTAGAATATAGAGTAAGCGCCACTAGCGAACTGTCCATAATAAAAAGTCATATCGCAGATCCACAAAACCAACCTGATACCCTTGCCAAGGAAGCCGGCCACGGAGAAGAAAAACGAGGGTGTACGCCAGGGACTCTAAATCATCTCTACGGCTACCAGTTCTTCCAAGATGAGCATGCACACTAGCATAGCGCATAGTGCCTCTGCAGCAGCAAATGTTTTCATGCATAAACAAAACCATAACttgaaagagaataaaatataaatgactATAAGGAGAAGAAAGGGGTAATCATAACTTTACCTGAATACATCCGGTCGTTGATCATAATCAACATGAAGTCCAGTAGAAGCATCACTCCAGCGGGTAGCTGCAATTTAGAACACGGAAAACACGATAAGGATTGCTCGATATGTGTTTCAAAATAAACAGAATACAGAATGCGCCAGTTATATTACCCAATCCAAGATCAACCAGAAATAGTTTTTTCTCATCAGGTGTTCCAGGTGGCCCAAGCAAAAAGTTTTCCGGCTTTACATCCCCATGCACATATCTGCAGGGCTTGC encodes:
- the LOC105172435 gene encoding casein kinase 1-like protein HD16 isoform X2, with translation MPQLRSGVRRGRRTAAPDKGKTASKKATGRAAGKRTVGKINKNVDGGNKDKEVLAVGDGDSGERNDDAALRKTASFKIEDNNNRLKEVKEEVAEKKMDECDSGGRGSDKGLGAEDEGSTAPVPERVQVGGSPTYRVERKLGKGGFGQVYVGRRINPSNPNERAGPGAVEVALKFEHRNSKGCNYGPPYEWQVYSALGGSHGIPRVHFKGRQSDYYIMVMDILGPSLWDVWNTNSHTMSIEMVACIAIEAISILEKLHSRGYVHGDVKPENFLLGPPGTPDEKKLFLVDLGLATRWSDASTGLHVDYDQRPDVFRGTMRYASVHAHLGRTGSRRDDLESLAYTLVFLLRGRLPWQGYQGENKGFLVCKKKMATSPEALCCFCPAPFRQFVEYVVNLKFDEEPNYAKYISLFDGIVGPNPDIRPINTEGAQKLIYQVGQKRARLMMDDDDDDEQRKKKVRLGMPAAQWISVYNARRPMKQRLAQHIEKGNEDGLFVSCVASCSNLWALIMDAGTGFSCQVYELSPYFLHKEWIMEHWEKNYYISAIAGANNGSSLVVMSKGTQYLQQSYKVSESFPFKWINKKWREGFCVTAMATAGTRWAIVMSRGAGFADQVVELDFLYPSEGIHKRWDAGYRITSTAATWDQSAFVLSIPRRKPSDETQETLRTSAFPSVHVKEKWAKNLYIASVCYGRTVS
- the LOC105172435 gene encoding casein kinase 1-like protein HD16 isoform X1, which translates into the protein MPQLRSGVRRGRRTAAPDKGKTASKKATGRAAGKRTVGKINKNVDGGNKDKEVLAVGDGDSGERNDDAALRKTASFKIEDNNNRLKEVKEEVAEKKMDECDSGGRGSDKGLGAEDEGSTAPVPERVQVGGSPTYRVERKLGKGGFGQVYVGRRINPSNPNERAGPGAVEVALKFEHRNSKGCNYGPPYEWQVYSALGGSHGIPRVHFKGRQSDYYIMVMDILGPSLWDVWNTNSHTMSIEMVACIAIEAISILEKLHSRGYVHGDVKPENFLLGPPGTPDEKKLFLVDLGLATRWSDASTGLHVDYDQRPDVFRGTMRYASVHAHLGRTGSRRDDLESLAYTLVFLLRGRLPWQGYQGENKGFLVCKKKMATSPEALCCFCPAPFRQFVEYVVNLKFDEEPNYAKYISLFDGIVGPNPDIRPINTEGAQKLIYQVGQKRARLMMDDDDDDEQRKKKVRLGMPAAQWISVYNARRPMKQRYHYNVADVRLAQHIEKGNEDGLFVSCVASCSNLWALIMDAGTGFSCQVYELSPYFLHKEWIMEHWEKNYYISAIAGANNGSSLVVMSKGTQYLQQSYKVSESFPFKWINKKWREGFCVTAMATAGTRWAIVMSRGAGFADQVVELDFLYPSEGIHKRWDAGYRITSTAATWDQSAFVLSIPRRKPSDETQETLRTSAFPSVHVKEKWAKNLYIASVCYGRTVS